Within the Opitutaceae bacterium TAV5 genome, the region GAGGAGAGCGTCGGCGACCTTGGCGACGGATTCGCTCAGGGCCTGGACCAGCGCGGCCTGGTCGCGGCCGTCCCACGGCGTTTCCGGGGCGGTGAAACCCTGGCGCGAGAGGAGGGCGCCGGTGGCCGGATCACTCGTCTCGATGACGGCGGCGAAGCTGGCGACCATCTTGCCGTCCGGCTTGCGCAGGCCTTCGCAACGCGTCACATGGATCGACACGTCCACGGCGCGGGGGGTGTCGAACGGAAACGGCTCGGGAAGAAGCCGGCTGATCTTGCCGGAGCGAAGGAAGCGGAGCGCGACCTGATGCTGGATGGAGGTGCCGAGCGGTTCCGCCCAGCGGGCATAGGGCTGGTAAACCGTCTCGTTGGGGCCGATCCGGAGCACGATCTCGCGGTTGTCGAGGTAGGGGGCGATCTGCACATGCTTGAGCCCGACCGTGAGCGCGCCGGGTTTGCCGGAGAGCGACGCCGGGAGCTGCTCCGGGACGGCGAGCACGTAGTACCGGGTGGGATCGGGCGGGGCCTTGGGAACGATGGAGCAGCCGGCAACGGCGAACGCGAGGCTGGCGAGGAGCGGGAGGACGCGGAATGTGATTTTCATGAAGAACGGGCGGAAAATTCCTTTTTTAACCACTAATGACACTCATGGATACTCATCCGAACCGGTTTTGTTAATGGCCGGAACAGAAGAGGGACCGCTAAAGGACGCTAACGGACGCTAAAACCAAACAATCCGGAACGGTTTGTGTTTAGCGTCCGTTAGCGTCCTTTAGCGGTTTATTCATGATTTGGAATGAGGGTTCATGAGTGGTTAATTTTCAGGTTTTTTAGATATTCCCTTAATTTTTGAGTTTTAAGTCCGGCGGGCGGCCGCTGATGAGGGCGGTGGGGTTGCGCTCGAGGAAATCGGCGAGGCGGCCGATGGCTTCGGCGGCCTCGCTGAGCCGGGCCAGCGCCTTGCCCGCCTCGGTGCCGACATGCTGCTGGTTGCCCATGAACTGGCGCAACGTGCCGGAGACGGCGGTGAACTCCTTGATGGCGGAGCGGACGTCGGCGAGCGTGGCGGAGACATCCTTGCCGAGCGGCCCGGTCTCGTTGCTGATTTCGCCGAGCAGGGTATCGAGCTTGGCGGAGGCGGCGTTGAGGGAAGCGACGGTCTGGCGCAGTTCGGGGGACTCGGCGAAGGTGCGGATGGAGGTGGCGGTCCGCGTCCATTCCTGGACGAGGGCGGAGGTGTTGGCCTCGTTGAACCGGGTGCGCACGTCGGCGATGAGCAGATGGACCTCCTTGCCGATTTCTCCGAACTTGATGTTGCGCACTTCGCGCAGGATGTCGCTGAGGTTGGCCTGGAATTCCGCGATGGTGGAGGGGATGGCGGGCACTTCGAGATAAGGCGACTTGAGGCCCTCGTGGAGAGCGGGCGGGTAGGCGGCGGGGTCGAAGAAATCGAGCTCCACGTAAAGCATGCCGGTGGCGAGGCCGAGAATGCCGAGCTGGGCGCGGAGGCCATCGTTGACGAGCTGCTCGAACTTTTCCCGGGCGCTGATGTCGAGCTCGGTGCCGCGAGCGGAGGCGACCTTGTCGCGGTTCATTTCGCACGTGACGGCCACGTACGACTGGTAGCCGCCGGGGGAGTGCCGGATCTGGACGTCCGCCACGCGGCCGACGCGCATGCCGCGGATCTTGACCGGGGAGCCGACATCGAGACCCTGGATCGACTCGTCGAAATAGACGATGAACCGCTCCGGCTTGCGAAAGAAGCTGAAGCCGCCGAACGAGAGGAGCGCAATGATGCCAAGCGCGATCGCGCCGAGGACAAAGAAGCCGATGATGGCGGGACTGACCTTGGTTTTCATGAGAATATCGGATTCGGGACAGCAGATTGACCACAGAGGCACAAAGGCACAAAGTCCAATCCGGGG harbors:
- a CDS encoding mammalian cell entry protein; protein product: MKTKVSPAIIGFFVLGAIALGIIALLSFGGFSFFRKPERFIVYFDESIQGLDVGSPVKIRGMRVGRVADVQIRHSPGGYQSYVAVTCEMNRDKVASARGTELDISAREKFEQLVNDGLRAQLGILGLATGMLYVELDFFDPAAYPPALHEGLKSPYLEVPAIPSTIAEFQANLSDILREVRNIKFGEIGKEVHLLIADVRTRFNEANTSALVQEWTRTATSIRTFAESPELRQTVASLNAASAKLDTLLGEISNETGPLGKDVSATLADVRSAIKEFTAVSGTLRQFMGNQQHVGTEAGKALARLSEAAEAIGRLADFLERNPTALISGRPPDLKLKN